AACTGCGGGACCTACTCCTGGTGAAGCAGCTTTTGCTAAGCTCTTCAATAATACATTTCCACCATTACCTTCCGGATGGCAACCTCAAACTGGAAATTACCAAAGCTGGAATACCATGCATTGGAATAATCTGGACGTGGTACCTCATGCATGGGCAGTGTCAGAGCTGGAAGAAATTGCAACAATATATGGTCAAGCTACTACAAATCTTACATCTGCCTTATTAAATGCTTTACAAAATATGGCTATCAATAATTCTTTAAAATCAAAAGCCACCTATACGAGGATACAAAACCAATCGCTCCCAGGTCAGCTCCAACACTCAGGGCCAAACTCAATTAGCATCGAAACACCTCCTGTAACTATCCATGATTATATGTTCCAACTAGCAGTACAACATGTAGGGATGTATACAGGTATTCCTGCAGTAGGAACTGCCCCTCAGGTAAACGGCCTTATTTTAACACAGCCATTACCACAAAATCCCATTAAACTGGCGCCAGGAGTAACTAAGGTCAATGAACTTGAGATGATTATAAAAATAATCAATCAGATCATTGGCTGGATTTCTAATCGTTATGTTTTAGTTGAGAAAGAAAGTGCCAAACAAAATGTTGAAGCAGATCAATAAATACCAAAGACTAATATCAAATAAAAACACCTGCTATGATAAATTATCATAACAGGTGTTTGTTATATTCTTTTACAAAGTTGATTATAAATCAACCAAAGTACCTACATTTTCTCCTTCCACTATTTTCACCAAATTTCCATCTTTATTCATATCGAATACAATGATTGGTAATTTATTTTCGTGGCTTAAAGTAAAGGCAGTCATATCCATTACCTTAAGGTTTTTCTCAAATACTTCATCGAAAGATAGAGAATTGTATTTTACAGCATCAGCATTTTTTTCAGGGTCACTGTCATAAATTCCATCTACTCTTGTTCCTTTAAGAATTACATCTGCTCCGATTTCGATAGCTCTTAATGTTGCAGCCGTATCTGTTGTAAAATAAGGATTTCCTGTTCCTGCACCGAAGATCACTACTCTCCCTTTTTCAAGGTGTCTTACTGCTCTTCTTTTGATGAAAGGCTCAGCTACCTTATCCATTTCAATAGCAGACTGAAGTCTTGTCTTGATTCCAGCATCCTCCAATGCTCCTTGCAATGCCATACCATTGATTACAGTGGCTAGCATACCCATGTAGTCTCCCTGTACTCTGTCCATTCCTTTCGCAGCCCCAGCTACACCACGGAAAATATTTCCTCCTCCAATGACGATCGCTACTTCACAGCCTTTTTCAACTACTTTTTTAATCTCTGCAGCATATTCCTGCAGCCTTTCGTTGTCAATACCGTATTGTCTGTTCCCCATTAAGGCCTCTCCACTAAGTTTCAGAAGGATTCTTTTATATTTCATCTTTTATTTTTAATAAACTTTTTACTTGAGTTGGTTTCCCAAAAATTTGATTTTGCAAATATAATCATTAAAAATATTGCTAAAAGAAAAATATTTAATTAGAAATAATGTAAGAAATATTTTGAAAAGTACGAAAAAGGATTATTTTTGCATTAATTATAAATTGAGTTGAAGAAAATTATCATTTTTTCATTATTTCTATCAGGAATTGTTTCTTATGCGCAAACAGGAACAAATGTGTATCCGTTCTTAAATGTACCTGTATCTGCAAGACAGGCTGCCTTGGGTGGAGATGCAATTTCGATACGAGATTATGATGTTTCCTTTGCTATTGCAAACCCAGCCCTGTTAAATAAAGATTCCGACAAGCAGCTTTCTGTGAACGCTACTGCTTATCTTGCCGATTCAAAATACGGAACCATTGCTTATGCCAAAGATTTTGAAAATGGCCACATGGCCACCATCAATGCCAGGTATATGAGCTATGGAAGTATTCCAAGGACAGATGAAAGTGGTTTTCAGGATGGAGAATATAAAGCTTCAGATGTTGCCATTGGTGCCGGATATGCTTACCAGTTTGAAGAAGACTGGACAATTGGTGGAGGGTTAAATTTCGTTACCTCAAAAATAGACAACTATACTTCTTCCGCAATCTCAGGAACTGCGGGAATTACCTATCATAACAAAAAAAATAAAGAAGTTCTTTCTCTAGTATTAAGAAACTTTGGTTTCCAGCTAAAGTCTTTTAATGGAACTCGTGAAAATCTTCCTTTCAGAGTAGATATAGGATACACCAAAATATTAAAGAACTTCCCTCTCGCGATTACGATTACAGCACACGATCTTCAGCAATTTAATATCTCATCAGAATATAATGTAGAAGGTCAGAAAGTGAATGCTGGCAGAAAAATTGCCGATCACTTCTCTTTGGGGGCGGAATTATTTCCGGAAAAAAACTTTAATATCAGATTGGGTTATAATGTAAAAAGAGGAAATGAACTTGCTGTGGCAGATCAGCGAAACTTTTCAGGACTTTCCGGCGGATTCGGAATTAAAGTTTCAAGATTTCGCATAGATTATGCCCACATAAGATATCATAACGCTTCGAATGTCAATCAGATAGGAATCTCCATGGATCTTTCCAGCCACAGAGGAGAATAAGATGCATCTTGAAAAATCTTAAAATAAAGTAAGAAATTTCTTAGCTTTTCTTGATTTTCTAAAAAAAATCTTGAAATTTGCAGTATGAAAAAACCTGTAATAGCTATCGATGGGTACTCGTCTACCGGAAAAAGTTCTATCTCCAAAATCATTGCTGATAAGCTAGGACTTATTCATATGGATACAGGAGCACTTTACAGAGGAGTTACCTGGTTTGCTTTGCAACATTGTCTAAATGAAGATGGCAGGATCAATCTGAATACTTTATTTTCATCTCTAGATCAGATTCAGCTTGAATTTAAGAATAATGATGGAGCTCTTATCCTCTATCTTAATAACGTAGATATTTCTAAAGAGATCAGAACCAATGAAGTTTCTGACAATGTAAGTCTTGTAGCCAAGCAAAAAGAAGTAAGAGACTTTTTATTACAATCTCAACGTTCTTTGGCAGAAAAAGGCGGTGTTATTATGGATGGGCGTGACATAGGGACAGTAGTTCTGCCAAATGCGGACTATAAATTCTTTCTTACTGCCAGTATTGATGAAAGAACCAACAGAAGATTTCTTGAATTAAAAGGCTTGGGAATTGAAGCGGATAAGGAACAGGTAAAACAAAACCTTATTGAGAGAGATAAGATCGACAGTGAGCGTGAAATTGCCCCATTGAAACAGGCTGAAGACGCTACGGTAATAGACAATTCTGAGCTTACTAAAGAACAAACCATAGAACTGATTCTTTCTTACATCGAAAAGATTTAACAATTTTTAATAGGCATACAGCCTCCTTTGGTATACAAATTGTAAGTTTTATTAGTGTAAAAAACTAATCTATTATTAACTATTAAAAAACTTAAAATGTCTAAAAACGGAAAAAATACAGCAGGTATATTAGCGGGACTTCTTGCAGGTGCTGCAGCGGGTGTAATCTTAGGAATGTTATATGCACCGGAAGAAGGTAAAGAAACTAGAAAAAAAATCAAAAATAAAGCCAATGATCTTAAAGATCAGGCAAAAGATAAATACGGAGAAGTTTCTGAAAAAGTGAAAGACCAGTATGGTAATATTTCTTCTACTTTTAAAGAAACAGCTAATAACGTAGCACATACTGTGAAAGACGGATATGATAAATACAAAGATCAGATTGTTTCTAAAACAGCGGATGTAGTAAAAGATGTAGAGGCAGAACTGAACGATCTTAAATCATAAGTAATTTATCTTTTTTAAGTAAATTACAGAAAGGAACTTTTGTGCGAAAGTTCCTTTTTTTGTAACTTTAAAAAAAAACAATGATAGAAACTATTAAAGAATACGCCTCGAAAAGAATCGATCTTCTGAAAATAGAAGCTACAGAAAAGTCTTCTCTTTCTGCCGGGCTCATTACCTACTTTGTAGTACTGCTTGTTGCTTTTGCTTTTTTTATTATCCTTTTCAATTTTGGAATCGCTTTTCTTATTGGGAAAGCACTGGATAATTATTCCTATGGTTTCTTAATTGTAGCGGCATTTTATGCTCTAGTAATGGCTTTTGTCATTTCATTCAAAAATAAAATCGTGAATACTGTTGCAGATCAGGTTATTAAATTTTTAAATCATTCAAGCCATGAGTAGAAAATATGAAAGCATAGAAGAATTAAGAAGAAAGAAAAAACTGCTTAAAGGGGAAATTAGTGATCTGGAAAATCTTCTTACGTTTAAGAATACCAAAGAAAGTCTTAGCGCATTCACCAACGGCTTGAGTGATCAATATCTCCAAGAAAAAGTAGATGAAGATGGTGATGAAAAAGTTGTTCTGAGAAAGGATGTCATTGCCAAGCAGCTTACTTCAGAAGTTAAAGACCTCTTGATCAGTAAGAATACAGCTGTAGGACTTGCCAGTACAGCCTTCACGGGAAATATCGCAGACAGTATTATTAAGCTAGGGGTTACCGCTATCGTTGGTAACTACGCCAAAAAAAATATGAAAAGTTCTAATTGGAAGAATAAGCTCGTAGGTGCTGCATTGATTTACCTTGCTCCTATTGCTCTGAAATATGTCAGAAAGAAATTGGAAGTATACCAGAAAAATAAAAGTGTTTCCAGTATGGAACAATTGATATGACAGTTTTTATAGATGTCAGATGTCAGACACCAGATTTCAGATGTATTGGTTGAGTGATTAATTTTCTCAACCGTATTAAAAGTCTGAAATCTGATATCTGAAATCTAAAAGTCTATTTCGAAAATAATTGTCCTAAAATAATTCCGGCCGCCATTGATACATTCAGACTTTCTGTAGACTGGGATTTTCCAAATCTTGGAATACTAATGCATTTTTGTAGCTGTTTTTCCGTTTCCGGCCTCATTCCGTTTCCTTCATTTCCAAGAATCAGATTTATTTTTTCAGGTTTTTCAAAGGTATAGATGCTTTCTCCATCCATATCCGTTCCAATATTTAAATTTTCTGTTTTAGAAAGATATTCCACAAGATCTGTATACACAACATTAACTCTTATAAACGATCCCATTGTCGCCTGAATCACCTTTGGATTATAAACATCCACCGTATCTTCACTACAAATGATCTGTTCTATTCCAAACCAGTCTGCCAATCGGATAATGGTTCCTAAATTTCCCGGATCTTGAATACCATCCAAAACGAGCTGTATCTTCTTGTCTTCCCATATTTCCTCCTCAGCCAGATAGCACACGGCAACAGAATCTTTTGGGGTTTTAAGAAAACTAATTTTTTTTAACTCATTTTCAGTGATATGAGTAACGGGGATATCAGTCTGGTCCAATTTTTGTGGATCGGTTGATAATATTTCTTTAACTTTAAAGTTAGAATTGAAAAGTTCACAAATGATTTTATTACCTTCAACCAAAAACAAATTGTATTTTTGTCTGAACTTCTTTTTATCTAAAGATTGTAAAACTTTTATTGTATGAGCTGTAAGCATTATAAGAATTCTCCTCAAAAATATTATAAAATTATTTCATTTGCAACATTTGTTGGTCTCCTTTATGCTTGTAGTACCACAAAAAAAGTTCCGGATGGTGAATATCTGCTTACTAAGAACAACTTTGAGTTCGAAGATAAGAAAGAATTTTTTGATGAAGAATTAAAGGATTACGTTCAGCAAAAGCCTAACAAGAAACAGTTTCTTTTCATGCCATTGGGTCTTATGTTCTATAACATGGCCAATCCAAAATACGATACGATTCTTAATGAATATATGACGTATCCGAGTGAAATGAGAAATCAGAAACTGAGAGATTCATTATTTATCAGGTACAATATGAAAAATAGTGTCGGAAAAAATCTTTTCTTCGACCGACTTTTACATAGCTGGGGATCTCCGCCTGTTATTTTGGATCAGACCAGAAGTGAAAAAAGTGCGGAATCTATTAAAAAAAGACTTACGTATAGAGGATTTTGGGATGCAGAAGTGAGATATAAACAGAATATGGACTCTGCTTCTAAAAAAGCAACCGTAAATTATTTCATCAAGCACAATGAACCTACCTATATAAAAGATTATTTCTTTAATATTCCTGATCTTGGAATAAAACAGGTTTATAACGACCATCTTAATAAAACCCTTGTAAGATCAGGTAAAATCCTTGATCAAACTGTTCTTGAAAAAGAAGTAAACAGGATTACAGACTTAATGAGAGAATCTGGGTATTATAAATTTAATATTTCCAATGATGAAGTCTATTTTGTGGCAGATTCATTAAAAAGTAAAAAGCAGGTTCCTGTTACCTTAGAAATTCATAAAGATTCCTTAGATCGCCCTTATAAAAAGGCCACTTTTGGAAATATTGATGTTGCTATTGTAGATGATGCCAATGACTTTCCTAAGAATACTGTTAAAGATAGTTTAAGACGAATCAGATTCCATAAAATGAATGATAAATATAAAACATCATCATTATGGAGAACCATTATTGTAGACAGCAAACAGCCTTATGATCAGCAAAAACTGGATGTGACCAAGAGAAATCTCTTGACTATGAACAATTTTAGCATCGTAAAAGCAAGAGACTCTTTAAGACGCGGAGGCATGACTTCCCCTAATGACAGTATTGTAGATGTTTTATATATATTGAAACCGCTTCCTAAGTATGAACTAAAAGTAGGAACAGATCTTAATTATTCCCAGATTCTGAATCTTGGAGTATCTCCTTCTGTAGATCTTACTACCAGAAATGTTTTCAAAGGTGCAGAGAACCTTTCAACGAGTCTTTCCGGTACATTTGGATCTATTGCAAGTACAGAAAATACTGATAAAAGAGTATTAGCCTATGAAATATCAGCTCAGGCATCCCTGAACTTCCCAAGGCTTTTATTGCCTTTTAATTATTATAAATTTATTCCTAAAAGGTACACCCCTACTTCCTCTATTCTGTTAGGAGCTTCTATACAGAACAATATCGGATTGGGAAGAGTAAACTTTAATACCGGATTAAATTATCAGGCGAACGTAAATGAACAGGTATACCATAAACTTACCTTATTCAATACCCAGATCAGTTTAACAAAGAATAAAAATGCCTATTACGATTATTTCGTTAATGATGAAGTCGTGAGAAAAACAATATTTGCTGACTATTTAGCTAAAACAGGTGTTGATCTTCAACAAGAAGTAAATGCTGGACAAATTAGCATGGATGATGCCTCTCTAAGGATTATCGATAATGTTGATTACCGCGCTGCACTTGATTCACAAGGATTAGATTTACTGACAACCTTTAGAGGAAGTCTTATCAATAAAGAAAGACAAACTCAGGATGTCTTTATATCTTCTATGATCTACAATTTTGTGTATAATGAAATTGGAAAAAAAGATTACCCTAATGCCTTCTACTTTAATGGAAAAGTTGAACTTGCCGGTAATATTTTAAGTTTATTCAACAAGAAAAGTAATGATGGTGGAGTTGTTTCAGCTCCGCAAAAAACAATTTTTGGTATTCCTTATGCTCAATTCGTAAAATTCGATATTGATACTAGAAAATATTTTAAATTCAATGGTAATCAAACCTTAGTTCTCCGTCAGTTTATTGGGGTTGGTATTCCTTATGGGAATTCAGATGATATGCCTATTATTAAATCTTATTTCAACGGTGGTTCCAATGATATCAGAGCTTGGGTAGCGTTCGGAGGATTAGGCCCTGCCGACTCTCAGGTAGACGAAAGAATTCGTGCTTACATGACTAACGATATAAAACTGACCACCAATATTGAATATAGAATTCCTTTTAACAATATGTATGAAGGTGCTATATTTACAGATATAGGAAATACCTGGAGTCTTCGTAATCACAATGATGCTCATCAGGATCAGTTCAGATTCAATAAATTCTTAGGGCAAATGGGTGTTGGTAGTGGATTTGGATTAAGAATCAATGTAGCATATATTACCTTGAGACTAGATTTTGCTTATAAAATCTTTGACCCCAACAAGCCTGAGGGAGATCGCTGGAGATTCAAAACATTACAGCCTTTTAAACCTACGGTTAATTTTGCTTTCGGATATCCTTTCTAATCCGGAGAAACTCCAAGAATAAAATACACTACAGCAATAACACGGGCGAGGATTTCCCTCGCCTGATTTCTGTAGAAACTTTCGGGTTTTGTTACGTCCTGTGCATCAAAGCCTAATGCATTCATATCATTATTTCTAGCAAAAAACAGGGCACGAAGGTTATGATATCCCTGGGAAACAATAATGACATTTTTCTTCTTATAAACATCTTTACAACGAAGAATACTTTTATAGGTATTAAAGCCTTTCGGATCTTCAACGATAATATCTTCGGGAACGCCTTCCTGGTAGATCAGATAATTTTTCATAGCAGCCGGTTCATTATAGCCTTTACTTTTTTCACCACTTACGATAATTTTCTTAATCTTTCCATGGTGATAAAGAAGAGCCACTGCATCCATTCTCTTTGTAAAATAAGGATTGGAAAGACCTGATCTCATTTTTGGAGAAGTTCCAAGTACCAAAGCCACTTCTCTTGGTGGAATTTTTGAAATTTTGGTATAGGTTCTTCCGTTGGTGAGTCCAAAAACCCACACATTACAGAAACATATCATTAAAATTCCTAATTCAAATGATACTCTTCCTAAGTTAAATATGTTCCTAATAATTCTCAACTAAGATCAAAGTTAAGCTTTATTTTTTTACTTTTCACTATTGACATGCAAGCTAATATATGTCCTTGCCCTTCCTCTTTTTCGGTAAGGTATTCATTTTCTAGCAGTTCTACCTCTCCCTCTTCTAAAGAACATTCGCAACTACCGCAGATCCCAGATTTACACGAATAAGGAACCGGAAATTTCTGAAGCAAAAGCTGTTGCAAGATTTTATCCTTATTATCAGGAAGTTGAGTTATATATTTTTTCCCAAGCATTGTAAATTCCACGTCTATATTTTCAATAAGTGGAAATTCTTTTTCTACAGGATAAATATCATCATTATATTCTTCAAAAAGTTCAAAATGAATATTTCTTTTCGGAA
This is a stretch of genomic DNA from Chryseobacterium tructae. It encodes these proteins:
- a CDS encoding SanA/YdcF family protein, whose protein sequence is MICFCNVWVFGLTNGRTYTKISKIPPREVALVLGTSPKMRSGLSNPYFTKRMDAVALLYHHGKIKKIIVSGEKSKGYNEPAAMKNYLIYQEGVPEDIIVEDPKGFNTYKSILRCKDVYKKKNVIIVSQGYHNLRALFFARNNDMNALGFDAQDVTKPESFYRNQAREILARVIAVVYFILGVSPD
- the pyrH gene encoding UMP kinase, coding for MKYKRILLKLSGEALMGNRQYGIDNERLQEYAAEIKKVVEKGCEVAIVIGGGNIFRGVAGAAKGMDRVQGDYMGMLATVINGMALQGALEDAGIKTRLQSAIEMDKVAEPFIKRRAVRHLEKGRVVIFGAGTGNPYFTTDTAATLRAIEIGADVILKGTRVDGIYDSDPEKNADAVKYNSLSFDEVFEKNLKVMDMTAFTLSHENKLPIIVFDMNKDGNLVKIVEGENVGTLVDL
- a CDS encoding YtxH domain-containing protein, which encodes MSKNGKNTAGILAGLLAGAAAGVILGMLYAPEEGKETRKKIKNKANDLKDQAKDKYGEVSEKVKDQYGNISSTFKETANNVAHTVKDGYDKYKDQIVSKTADVVKDVEAELNDLKS
- a CDS encoding phage holin family protein gives rise to the protein MIETIKEYASKRIDLLKIEATEKSSLSAGLITYFVVLLVAFAFFIILFNFGIAFLIGKALDNYSYGFLIVAAFYALVMAFVISFKNKIVNTVADQVIKFLNHSSHE
- the cmk gene encoding (d)CMP kinase; this encodes MKKPVIAIDGYSSTGKSSISKIIADKLGLIHMDTGALYRGVTWFALQHCLNEDGRINLNTLFSSLDQIQLEFKNNDGALILYLNNVDISKEIRTNEVSDNVSLVAKQKEVRDFLLQSQRSLAEKGGVIMDGRDIGTVVLPNADYKFFLTASIDERTNRRFLELKGLGIEADKEQVKQNLIERDKIDSEREIAPLKQAEDATVIDNSELTKEQTIELILSYIEKI
- a CDS encoding BamA/TamA family outer membrane protein, with product MSCKHYKNSPQKYYKIISFATFVGLLYACSTTKKVPDGEYLLTKNNFEFEDKKEFFDEELKDYVQQKPNKKQFLFMPLGLMFYNMANPKYDTILNEYMTYPSEMRNQKLRDSLFIRYNMKNSVGKNLFFDRLLHSWGSPPVILDQTRSEKSAESIKKRLTYRGFWDAEVRYKQNMDSASKKATVNYFIKHNEPTYIKDYFFNIPDLGIKQVYNDHLNKTLVRSGKILDQTVLEKEVNRITDLMRESGYYKFNISNDEVYFVADSLKSKKQVPVTLEIHKDSLDRPYKKATFGNIDVAIVDDANDFPKNTVKDSLRRIRFHKMNDKYKTSSLWRTIIVDSKQPYDQQKLDVTKRNLLTMNNFSIVKARDSLRRGGMTSPNDSIVDVLYILKPLPKYELKVGTDLNYSQILNLGVSPSVDLTTRNVFKGAENLSTSLSGTFGSIASTENTDKRVLAYEISAQASLNFPRLLLPFNYYKFIPKRYTPTSSILLGASIQNNIGLGRVNFNTGLNYQANVNEQVYHKLTLFNTQISLTKNKNAYYDYFVNDEVVRKTIFADYLAKTGVDLQQEVNAGQISMDDASLRIIDNVDYRAALDSQGLDLLTTFRGSLINKERQTQDVFISSMIYNFVYNEIGKKDYPNAFYFNGKVELAGNILSLFNKKSNDGGVVSAPQKTIFGIPYAQFVKFDIDTRKYFKFNGNQTLVLRQFIGVGIPYGNSDDMPIIKSYFNGGSNDIRAWVAFGGLGPADSQVDERIRAYMTNDIKLTTNIEYRIPFNNMYEGAIFTDIGNTWSLRNHNDAHQDQFRFNKFLGQMGVGSGFGLRINVAYITLRLDFAYKIFDPNKPEGDRWRFKTLQPFKPTVNFAFGYPF
- a CDS encoding phosphoribosyl-ATP pyrophosphatase — its product is MSRKYESIEELRRKKKLLKGEISDLENLLTFKNTKESLSAFTNGLSDQYLQEKVDEDGDEKVVLRKDVIAKQLTSEVKDLLISKNTAVGLASTAFTGNIADSIIKLGVTAIVGNYAKKNMKSSNWKNKLVGAALIYLAPIALKYVRKKLEVYQKNKSVSSMEQLI
- a CDS encoding TrmH family RNA methyltransferase; amino-acid sequence: MLTAHTIKVLQSLDKKKFRQKYNLFLVEGNKIICELFNSNFKVKEILSTDPQKLDQTDIPVTHITENELKKISFLKTPKDSVAVCYLAEEEIWEDKKIQLVLDGIQDPGNLGTIIRLADWFGIEQIICSEDTVDVYNPKVIQATMGSFIRVNVVYTDLVEYLSKTENLNIGTDMDGESIYTFEKPEKINLILGNEGNGMRPETEKQLQKCISIPRFGKSQSTESLNVSMAAGIILGQLFSK
- the porQ gene encoding type IX secretion system protein PorQ → MKKIIIFSLFLSGIVSYAQTGTNVYPFLNVPVSARQAALGGDAISIRDYDVSFAIANPALLNKDSDKQLSVNATAYLADSKYGTIAYAKDFENGHMATINARYMSYGSIPRTDESGFQDGEYKASDVAIGAGYAYQFEEDWTIGGGLNFVTSKIDNYTSSAISGTAGITYHNKKNKEVLSLVLRNFGFQLKSFNGTRENLPFRVDIGYTKILKNFPLAITITAHDLQQFNISSEYNVEGQKVNAGRKIADHFSLGAELFPEKNFNIRLGYNVKRGNELAVADQRNFSGLSGGFGIKVSRFRIDYAHIRYHNASNVNQIGISMDLSSHRGE